The Fischerella sp. PCC 9605 genome includes the window TGCTGAGAGAAAAATCAAGCCCAATTTTTAAACTTTAGATGTGACAAGGGTTTGAGAGTTTATTTTCTAACCAAATGGCTGAAATAAAGGTTTTTGGTAAAAGTCTTGTGCCGCAAGGATTTTAGATTATCCTCTCATGAGAGTGATGGAAGAGCGATAGACAGCTTTTTATAGCATTTCATCAATTTTTGCCTGGTTCAATGGCAGATAAGCCAGTTAAGCAGAATTTTTACTCGGTTAATAAAGATAAGACAATTTAGGGCGTGTGATCAAATTTAGAAGGGTGGGTATTGAGTTTGAGGGAGTGAAGGAGGTGTAATCTCTTTGGATGGATGAAAAGGGGGAGCACCTGAGATGAGCCGAAGGTATGGGTTAACTGGACTTTAAGAAAAAAGGCGAGCGAAAAAGATTAAAATCCAAATAGAGAAAGCATTTAACCTGTTTTTAGCCTCAAACAAAACCGCGCTCGGTTTTATGAGCAACAAAAACTTCCATGTTATTTTGTAACCAGCACCCATAACGGTAAGAAATACCTGTTAAAAATGCTTCTAAAGTTTCTGAAAAAGTTGTTAAACTTTGATGAGCATAACGTTTTCTTAGTCCACCCATTAATTGCTGATAAACAATGAAAGTATAAGCCGTAAAAACTAAAATAAAGTGACGAATTAGACGGTCTTTTTTTCTCATCTGGTATTCTTTTAATCCTAACCACCCCTTAGCCTCTTTATAGAACTTTTCAATATAATTTCTTGAAGAAAAACTGGTTACTATCCATTCACCTGTTACTCCAGATTTATTAGTAATTAAATAATCTATTTCCGTGGCTTATTCATAAGAACTAGCATTCATGACGATAGCTATAGTTCTTTCACCTTTCAGCCCATTTATTTCAGCTTGTATCACAGCAACCCAAACAGTTTTAGGTTTATCCAGTTCTACAGTAACAGCTTTGAAATCGTTTTTTTGCAAGCATAATATTATCTCATCTAACCTTTTATATGACTCTTTATCTCTAGTTTTTTTATCAATAACAGCAGCAAGTCTATTTTTCGCTAAACCCCCAATATAGTTAACAGTTTTTCCTATTCCTCAATTGTCCTTGGGGTTTTCTAAACTTCAATCGCCCCTATCTTGCAGTGCGATCGCCCTTCTTACGACCGCAATGGAAACCGCCGCATCATAAGCGTGCACATCCATCGCAAGGGGTGAAGTCGTATGATGAACCACGCCTTGTGAGGAGCGCTCGCGCTGCGCCAGGATCTGACTCGCCCAAGTAAACCACGCACTCACATCCTCAGTCAGTCACCACATTCTTACCCTTAGCCCGACTGCGTTTCTCTGTTGATAAACAGCCCAGTTGGGTTTGAGCACCACCCCTGAGCAAGTGCCTTCTTTCAGTCGGGCGATCGCGGGAGTGCACTGGCTGATCAGTTGCAATTAACTGATAGAGACTGCATGGCATATGGGATCTCGGTGAAAATAAAATGTGCGTGCCGTTGCACTGTCCCCGACAAAATTGGGCAGGCTTGTATCAGGCTTATTCAATTGGCCAACGAGTTATCTTTCTCAGAAGCCTGCCCAATTTTGGTACGTGGAAGACCCCTAACCCGATCAAATATATTTCGACTCAGCCCAAGGATTGATGAGCGTTCCGTTTAGAGAGGCGGAACGCAAGGGCGGCACATTTTATTACTTGGAAAGGCCTATGGGATGGAAGTGCTGAAATATGCAAGTTATTGGGGTGCGATCGCTACTCCTTTGTTGGATGCAACCAGAGCGATCGCTGTGTTCTAAACCTTGGCGTCAAAGTTTAGCTGGGCAAGAAGTACAATTTAAAAAATTTGTAGAACCAAAAATAAGTACAGACCATTAATAGCTGAGGTGAAATCTAAATTGATTGAAGCGTGGTTAAATTCCGGACTGATTATCGCTTCCAGATATCAGGATAAAATCTCGCAACAGAGCATAGCTTCTGCAAAGAGTCTTGGTGAGCGAAGTAGTACAAAAGATTTTCGGTTTTATTCTATGCTGTTTGATGGAATTTCTATTGATGGGACAGTTTCTATTCTAGATATTGGATGCGGTCAAGCAGAGTTATTATCTTTCTTAAAAAACAACTACCCGCACGTGAAAATAGATCGCTATTTAGGACTTGATCTTGTTAAGGAATTTCTAAATGTAGCGCAGTGTAATTATCCAGATTATGAGTTTCAGCTTGGGAATTTTATTTGTGAACAATTCTTACCGAAGCAATCCTTCACTATAGTTATAGCTCTTGGAGTTCTTGTCTCGCGAGTACCATATTATCAAGAGTTTGTCGAACATTTTATTAGGAAAATGGTTCAATGCAGTTCAGGTCATATTTTATTCAATTTGATTAGTGAAGTCGATTTCTCATCACAGAACTACGTTAATTATGAGCAGGTAGGTCACTCGACATGTTTTTCTAGGAAAGCTCTTGAATCCATTCTAGATAAGATTGAAGACATTAATTATCGCATTGTGGAGGCGCGAATTTTCCCAGATGCTACAGATATGTTTGTTCACGTTTTTTGTAGAACCTGTTGAAAAATGTAGACTTTCTATGAAGGATTTGAGTATCCTCTCAATAATTTGGGGTAGGTAAGGTTTAAGTAAATAAAAGAATATAAAAGGTTGAATAACTAGGCGTAAATTGTTGAGTAGATTCTTCCATCCCGAAACCTCGTCCATAGTGCTGGGGAAAACCGGGATAGCGGAAGGATTGCCCAAAGCGGTGTTTGAGCATTTTTTTGGATGGAGGTAGCGATCGCCATCAACGACATGTACATTTAAAATAAGTTTGTAAAGTTTAAGAGTCCTGAAAGCCTTGAAATAACGTACTTATGGTTTGGTTTAGAAAATAATAAAGTCGTAAACTGTCACATGAGTAGGATTTACTCCTTGACAAAAAAGATTAAGTATGGGTTGTGGTTTGAGAGGCATTGAAAGTTTGATTGTTCAACGAGACAGAGCGATCGCACTGTAGGGCTTGAAAAGCGATCGCGCTTCCATACTGACTCTGGATTTTTGATGCAGGACACTCGTAGGGGCAGGGGAGCAAACAATTCAAAATTCACCCAGCAAAATTCAAAATGCAAGCAGGGTAAGAGATTACGCAGGACATGCGGAGGGGCATTGCAGGTATGCCGCCATCATAACAAATTGCTGTATCCGTGCTGGTTATAAAATCACGCCGTCAGGCGCTAGCAATGCGTTTGAGTCGTGGGGTGCAGCCCTATATGTGCATTACTTGCGCCCCCTACTGCTGTCTGTAAAACTTGTGGATCTAATATTGTGAGTCCTGTTAAGGGTGCAAAAATTCCGTAACCTCTATCATAAGAGGAATCAAGTGTTGGCGATCGCTTTACCTCACATCTTGCACCAAGAAAAATTGATGGTATTTAGTAACTCAGTATTAGTCCCAAAATCCTTTATTTATCGATAAAAGCCTATAAAAATAATGTAACTTTATCGCGCATATCTTTGCTTTGTACGGTTTTGTACCTAGAGGTGCAAGATATGAGTTTACTCGGTAGTGGCTCGAGCGCTCGTTGTTAAGCCGCTTTAATGACGGTTAGTAGTGAAAACTTTGGTTTTGTTGCAGCGATCGCCCTAAGGTGTGTGGCTTAACGTGTCCAAACAGGAGTTAAGTCGGCACTCTTGTTCGGAGCGATCGCCCTCCTTACTTGGGGCAATGGAAAGCGCCGCATCCTCTGAGCGTACATCCACCGCCAAAGAGTGAAGGCTT containing:
- a CDS encoding class I SAM-dependent methyltransferase, with the translated sequence MKSKLIEAWLNSGLIIASRYQDKISQQSIASAKSLGERSSTKDFRFYSMLFDGISIDGTVSILDIGCGQAELLSFLKNNYPHVKIDRYLGLDLVKEFLNVAQCNYPDYEFQLGNFICEQFLPKQSFTIVIALGVLVSRVPYYQEFVEHFIRKMVQCSSGHILFNLISEVDFSSQNYVNYEQVGHSTCFSRKALESILDKIEDINYRIVEARIFPDATDMFVHVFCRTC